From the genome of Verrucomicrobiota bacterium:
GAACTTCGTGAAGGCCCGCACGACGGCCCAGCAGAATAGTTGCATCGCGAACCTCAAGCAGATCGACGGCGCAAAGGACCAGTGGGCGCTCGAACAAAAGAAGGGCGCCGACGCCAAATGGATGTTAGATGACGTGAAAGTGTATCTCAGGGGATCGCTGATGCCCGCCTGCCCTTCCGGTGGCAAATACACAGAAGGCGCGAACGTCGGCGCGAGTCCGACCTGTAACATCCCCGGCCACACCCTCTAGGTTGCTGACTCATTCCCTTCAGGGGGCTTGGGGCAAAGTGGCTCCAAGCCCCTCTTCATTTTCCAACCCGACGCGCGTCACAATTACTGCACCCCGGACGCGTCGATCGGAT
Proteins encoded in this window:
- a CDS encoding prepilin-type N-terminal cleavage/methylation domain-containing protein, with amino-acid sequence MKTNIRNSQGGFTLVEIMIVVAIIGLLAAIAIPNFVKARTTAQQNSCIANLKQIDGAKDQWALEQKKGADAKWMLDDVKVYLRGSLMPACPSGGKYTEGANVGASPTCNIPGHTL